The Vibrio navarrensis genome has a segment encoding these proteins:
- a CDS encoding TRAP transporter large permease, translated as MIGIVMFFVALFALLLGFPVAFTFGGIALLFGVWAEGVEIFAFMPYRIQSIMENTVLMAVPLFVFMGLVLQKTRLAEQLLESMGRLFGGVRGGIAISTVLVGTLLAASTGVVGASVVAMGLISLPVMLKYNYDKGLACGTICASGTLGQIIPPSIVLILLGDVLGVPVGDLFQAAVWPGIVLVGVYVVYILIYAKLNPHAAQPIERDETISRREEVIKALKAVIPPLALIVVVLGSIFAGVATPTESAALGGAGAIVLSLLYRQFSWKMVYESAKETVNVTAMVFAILLGATAFSMAFTYTGGDLLVEEWMLNIPGEKWGFLIVTMLVILILGFFIDFVEICFIIVPILAPVAETLGINMTWFAILVAMNLQTSFLTPPFGFSLFYLKGVAPAGVTTRDIYRGVVPFIGLQILVLASLLLFPEFYGMG; from the coding sequence ATGATCGGAATTGTGATGTTTTTTGTCGCGCTGTTTGCGTTGCTACTCGGCTTTCCTGTGGCGTTCACTTTTGGCGGTATCGCACTTTTGTTTGGAGTGTGGGCGGAAGGAGTAGAGATCTTTGCCTTCATGCCATACCGCATTCAATCCATCATGGAAAACACCGTATTGATGGCCGTGCCACTGTTTGTCTTTATGGGCTTGGTGCTGCAAAAAACGCGTTTGGCGGAACAACTGCTGGAATCGATGGGGCGTCTTTTTGGCGGCGTGCGCGGTGGTATCGCGATTTCTACCGTGCTGGTGGGAACGCTGCTTGCGGCATCGACGGGAGTGGTTGGTGCGTCTGTGGTGGCAATGGGCCTTATTTCGTTACCTGTCATGCTCAAATACAACTATGACAAAGGGTTAGCGTGCGGAACTATCTGTGCGTCGGGCACTTTGGGGCAAATTATTCCGCCATCGATCGTATTGATTTTATTGGGTGATGTGCTCGGCGTGCCAGTTGGCGACTTGTTCCAAGCCGCCGTTTGGCCGGGGATTGTGCTGGTGGGCGTGTATGTGGTTTACATCCTTATTTACGCCAAACTTAATCCGCACGCAGCGCAGCCGATTGAACGTGATGAAACGATTAGCCGCCGTGAGGAAGTGATCAAAGCGCTCAAAGCGGTCATTCCACCCCTCGCGTTGATCGTGGTGGTTTTAGGTTCGATCTTTGCTGGTGTGGCGACACCAACCGAATCGGCGGCGCTAGGCGGCGCTGGTGCAATCGTTCTGTCACTGCTTTATCGCCAGTTCAGCTGGAAAATGGTGTACGAATCAGCGAAAGAGACGGTCAATGTGACCGCTATGGTATTTGCTATTTTGCTTGGCGCGACCGCGTTTTCTATGGCCTTTACCTACACCGGCGGCGACCTCTTAGTCGAGGAGTGGATGCTGAATATTCCCGGTGAGAAATGGGGCTTTTTGATCGTCACTATGCTGGTGATCTTAATCCTCGGATTCTTTATCGATTTCGTCGAGATCTGCTTCATTATTGTGCCCATTTTAGCGCCAGTGGCTGAGACGTTAGGCATCAACATGACTTGGTTTGCTATCCTGGTGGCGATGAATTTACAGACCTCCTTCCTGACCCCGCCGTTTGGTTTTAGCTTGTTCTATCTCAAAGGGGTGGCGCCAGCGGGGGTGACCACTCGGGATATTTATCGTGGTGTTGTACCGTTTATCGGCTTACAGATATTGGTGCTTGCCTCATTGCTGCTGTTCCCAGAATTCTATGGCATGGGCTAG